The stretch of DNA GGCGTACCACTGCTGTGAGGTGCAGGTGACCCAGCTGTTCATTCTTACGTGACCAAAAATTATCCCCAATGTGTCTCTTAACATCTCTGAAATTAAAGAGTCCAACCATTTatctgtgacatttaaaaagtttcttaTCTGTTGGAAAATTTCTTTCTtaaattgtttcaaataaaCGTTTCAGGGTTGTGTAtgggaatatttttgaaatagcACTTTTTTGAACAAACTCAACACCTCACCCTCAGAGGAGAGCGTTATATAACCTGCTTTCTGATTTCCCAATCACTGCTGACCTGGTTTAGCACAGTGACCCAGTGCTGGAGGAAAGCAGGGCAATATTTTAGGACTGATCCTTAAATATTGGTTTCCTCCCATCTTTAGTTTTCTCAGGAAGCTGgagtttaattataaataaggTAGATTAACATTTCCTTGAAGTTTGGAATCTGGTAAAAATCACCAATTAAAATAGCCTTCTccaaacaagtaaaaatataGAAAGCAAGATGTTTTTCTCTTGCTATAAGTAAAgaaatctgccaatggaatgAGCTTATATTgtgttaatatttgtttttattttttttttactaaaaccaAGCTCCTAAATCTTGCTGataagttacttgtaagttagttttgtcttattttaagagtactaagatatttgcacaagaaactaaacagaaattgtttagattttgtgtttctgcagtgaatGTTGCAGGATGGGGTGTCTTGagttgcaaatatttttaaaaatcagctaaGGAGTAACATAAAAGTGCTCCTCAAATTattctagtttgtttttaaacatttttaaatagataaaaCTGATGTCTTCCAAATCTGGCAACTACATTCTTATAAAGAcatagaagaagaaattaatacatttaCTTATGGGGACCATATGGACAAAAGTGGATCGTCCACAGGTTAAATAATGGTCCCATGTTAATTTTCACAATAGGTTTAATGTGTAGAATAATAGAAATTGGTTTAGAACAACTTTGGGTAAAAACTGGGATATGTTGTCCATGTTGTCTTGATGTTTCTAATTCCCATTTGCCCAATGTTCATTATTAGAAGATAATTTAAAGTCCCAATTAGTATCCTTCCAGACTAGCAAAATTTATATAGGACCCACGTACACATACATGTTGGGATTCATATTCTCCCTGGACTGGGACCAGTACATTTCAGAAAGAATGTTGGCTGTccagtaacaaaacaaaaactatttaccaCCAATCTAACCTTTACATGAATGTTTTGTTGCCATCAATTCAACAACTAATTAGAATAACAGTGGGCTAAAGAGTATGTGGTATTCTGTGTATACTGTGGTATTACAGTACATACCACAGCATACTGTGGTATTACAGTACATACCACAGCATACTGTGGTATTACAGTACATACCACAGCATACTGTGGTATTACAGTACATACCACAGTATGCTGTGGTATTCCTCTTTTAAATGGGAAATGTTTTGATTAGTTTTGAttacacaaaattttaccaagtattttggtctagtttctagtgcttgtatcttaatacatttgaaataagacgaaactaacttacaagcaacttttcagcaagatatataaacttgttttaagtaaatatttccttaatattaatttagaaaagtaGTAGTTATACTGACACTGGGGGAAATGTGAACTGATATCGTTTCATAAATATTGAGGAGttattgtcttaaaacaagctcatatttctagctgaaaagtttattgtaagttagttttgccttatttaatgtgaaataaaatatttacactacaAACTAGACATAAAGATTTTGTGTAGACCAAAACTAAATCCAACTTTGGATAGAGTCCTTCCTTAGAATTGCTTCAGCTAAATAATTTCTTCTCTTCCTTGTGACAGCTCTACGTTCATGACATTGGTGCAGAGGACTGGAGAATAGCCATGACCACCGAACGCTTCGCCCTGATCGTCTTGGAGCTCTTCATAGTGGCCATCCATCCTTATCCGGTGGGAATACTGGCATACTTCCAGAAGACCAAAGTCCGCACAACCCTCTCTGAGACTGAGCTGGAGATCATGCTGGCTTTGCCCATGTTTCTGAGACTGTACCTGCTGGGTCGGGCCATGATGCTGCACAGCCGCCTCTTCACAGACACGGCCTCCCGAAGCATCGGAGCCCTGAACAAGGTGGGGGCGAAACTCCTTGACAAGCGTTCTTTAATCTGGCCTGACTGAATCGCGCCAATTTGAAAGGCTGACTTGTGTAAAATGAATCAAGAAGACAAATTCAAGACTCAGGTTTAATTTTATAAAGCAGTGTTTCCccaccctggtcctcaaggcacactgtcctacatgttttagaggtttccctgctttaatgtgcctgattcaactgattgcagttcaacaaacgcctgttgattaacagtcatcaattgaaatcagctggactgaagcaaggaaatacctaaaacatgcagggcagtgtgcctggaggaccagggttgggaaacactgttATAAAGAGTACAGGCTGAAAACAACCTGCTTAGGATATGATTTATGAAATTTGGAGTCTGTTTTGGACAATGACTTGAGCTGCCATTCGATTTTGTACATTTCATCCTCATCTGTTTATATCTTGTTGTGTCTAGGTGGGCCGAGAGGTCTGTAAAAGTGTGACGCTTGAGGTGTGACTAACAGTTTCACTTTCACGAACCCTGCTGGTTTCACATGCCAGACATGTCCCTCACTGACTCCCTTCATGTGCCCGCTTTCATTCCCATATCTCAACATGTCCACCTGGCTAATCCCTCCCTTATAACTGCAATataaaagtgatgaaaatgaCGCCTGCATCCCTCCCTCCTCTGCAAAACCAAACCTATTGTCCATGTATCGAGCCAGATTGCGAACAAGTTTTCTTATCCCTCATCTCCTCTGTGTTATGTAAGGATTATCTGACAGGTGCTATTCTAAGTAGTCTGGCTAAGTAGTGCTCTTGTGTCAAAATGATGACGTAATGAGTGGATTTTTTTATCGCCAGATCCACTTTAACACCCGCTTCGTTGGAAAAACGTTGATGACTACCTATCCTGGTACTGTCCTGATGATTTTCAGTGTTTCTCTGTGGATTGTGGCGGCGTGGGGCCTACATGTGTGCGAGAGGTATGTGTGTGGAGAGCATTTGATGTGGAAGCGACACAtaatttctggttttagtttGCTGAACTACAAAATCTTTACAAAAGTTTTAAGTCAGAACTTATTCCTTCAGGCATTTTGAAGGAGTTTCAAAATTGATAAATAGTTTCCCAACTTTATGAACAACACTGGCTAGAGGACATATACATGCTGACGTATAGAAGTACTTATGAATGTATTGTAATTTGcattagtgaaataatttgtcCTCAGTGAATAGGGTGTGAAAACCGGTAGCAGCCCAGGGGCCAGATTCTTGTAAAGTCCGGCCCTGGGTGTGGTGCATGTTGATGCGCCACTAtttataagttgtttttttaccgTTTGTGATTtggaagaaatttaaaatgacttcaaacCTAACACAGTAAAACAGTAGTAAGGGTTGACACCGTGATGTCAGTAACGTCGTAACGCAGTTCGCTAATCCGGCGgcttttttcagtaacaagtAAACTAACGCGCTACTGTTTACAAACTAGAAACCAGATTAAAGTTACTCATCCAAATCGCTTTGCGTTTTTGTcgttttactatttatttattcgtTATCCCACGCAGCGACATAAACGTCAACAATGGCGGGAGGAGAGAGATGCGCGTTTTCTAGCCGGAAATGCaagaaatattttgagtttATGTCAGctaaaaattacaatatcaACATACTAGCGACAAAGTGCTTTTGTTACACCTTTGAAAATAGGTGGGACAAAATAACGAGTTATTTTTTGAAGGCCTATTTCAAAGAAAGCCCCCTAGTGGAGGATGGAGACATTACCAATCGCTCCCAGATCAGGAATACGAGCAGATTGTTGATGTTCGGATCACAATTTCCTtgaataaaatgtcacaaacattaatacatgaaaaattttaactttacaacaattttctgtctgtatttatctttgtttttccttataTAAACTAACATGaattagtatttattttgttaattccTGATTGCCATTTTTATGTTGAGGCAGCAGGGGGCGTTGTTGGCAGCTACTAAAAAGCTACTAAAAGTAACTTAAAACGTAACTTGTAATCTATCTTAGTTAACTTAGTTacttttaaactattttattggattatttaaaatcaaattatcaGTAAAGTAACTACTAATTGCTCATTTTTAAGGGGTAATCAGtaataaagttactttttcaaagtaactatgccatcgtTGGGTTGACAGGGGAAGAAAATTGTCTTGTTTGTCCCTCCAGGCACCACAATTACAGAGACCTTAGCAGCAACTACATGGAAGCCCTGTGGATGGTCTCCGTCACCTTCCTGTCCATCGGTTACGGAGACGTGGTCCCTCACACTTACTGTGGCCGCAGCATCTGCCTCCTCACTGGGATCATGGTGAGACAGAGGCGGGGAGTTTGATCCACGTGAAGTTCAATCCCATCAAACCCTAAATACTGGTTTCTCACCAGGGGGCGGGATGCACGGTCCTGGTGGTGGCGGTGGTGGCCAGGAAGCTGGAGTTGACCCGAGCTGAGAAGCACGTCCACAACTTCATGATGGACTCTCACATCTCCAAGAGGGTGAACActgacaactacagctgcaaCAAAACTATTGTTTTAGTTGtcaaaattggcacattctacaCATTTCTCATTTAACCACTTGAACCTTTGACATATAAAACATTCGATCCCACATCCTCTGGAATGGGTGTGGTGTATTTCTGGGTTTAATCCGTTAAATTTGAATGATTCTTGTTGCTGAAGATTTGGAACAttgaagattttaaattttaacttgatatGAGCTTCAGGCATCAGACAAGACAAACATTTCTCTGCAGGGAAGAAGAGGagtaattgtttattttccattaaaaatgtctatttaaTCATGGTAGCCTACTGAAATTGCTCTGAGTATAATTTCAAGTATTTCCAGCGATAGCgtgtgaaattattttgaaaatattttctatcattAAACCGTATGATCTTCTGAAAGCTGAACGTCCAACTCAATGGACACCAGGAGTTGGGATAACAATTATTAATTGTTactgtgcaaagaaaaaagtattcGAAAGGATTTTATAGCGTATTTGTGATTTcacaattaatttattgtatttgtattgctgatgttttttatgaatataaactCTGACTTTCTTGAactaattgtaaaaaatatatgtctTTTCCTCTAGTGAAATGCTGAAAGGGCGTAAAAATTAGTtggataaaacatttgtttgctaTGTATATTAGggctaaaatattaaattaaataatttattttattaaatttttatgctggggtttttttttatcagtgtaaACTCTGACTGTGTTGAACTGCTagtaaagaaaattatttttcccttGATTGCAATGATGAAGATTTTGTtggataaaatatttgtttactctttacataaaaatcccatctatatattaaaataaacaatccaattcctttaaaaaaaaaactagaaaataaacattttattgcctaaaagacattaaaatgtgaatttgaaccagctgaagataaaactgccacttgaggctttttgggtaaaacatatttacagacaaaggtgtcTTTATAATAAgtgcaaaattaaagttttggcttaattactgctctggaTATGTTGGGATTATTTAGCAtattttgagtctgtatattcCAGTTAGTTGGCTTTTGTCAACTATTATATTAGTtgctgattatttcaataatcgattcaccAAGACTAttccaattaattgtttcagcccaaTTATAATCATAcgtgttttatcttttttgacATCTTTAATAAAGATTGACatgaaaaattgtgaaaaatatgcaACCGGGGTAAAAAGTTTGTGTGGGTTAGTAAGAATCCAACAGAAAGGGATTCAGAAAGACGAAGATGCTAACCTGGAGGATTTATTTACAATCTATTTTCAATATGAAAGTCGATAATGAGTCTAAACGACTTATGGGGCTCTCAATAATATATGCGGCTTGTTGGTGTTAGTCAGCACATCCCGTAAAAACAGCACTTAGAGGTTAGGTGCATAAACACGCAATAACTCCTCGTGATTTTCTGCGCCCTTTCACCAGATAAAAATTGCAGCAGCAAATGTGCTGAGAGAGACTTGGCTCATCTACAAGCACACTAAGCTGTCAAGAGAAAGAGACCACACCAGAGTCCGCATGCACcagaggaagctgctgctggccatcCACCAGTAAGACCACAGGAACCTGCCGCCTTTTGAATTTGGTTTCCATCTATCATCCGATCCCACAGAGCAGAATCAGTAGTTTATGGAATATAATTTCCAGTATTTTCCAGTATGATCCAgtagtttttgattttttttttttgcaggtttctccTTTTCTGTGTCATCTCTATAAAGTTGGTGTCAGTAAATTGTAAAGCACAAAATTCTGATTTAATTTGgaattcaaatacatttttgtgttacTCTACAGTGCATTTCCGCATCATAGATTGCATCTGTGTTTGCTGTTTTACCTGCTACATTTAGgaggtatttattttaaagtaaattaagttttattcaTCTAAACATCTTTATTTGCCCAGTGTTGGCTGGTGGGCTTGGCACAGAAGATACAACTCCAGgaaggaaatatttaattttgatgtaATTTATGTGCCAATCAGTGATTGATATTTCAATGATTCTACTTTAAAAGAGAACATGCTTAACCTAAAGTTACACCGTCTCActagtttgtagtgcaaatatcttagcacaagataaaactaacttacaagtaacttttcagcaataaatagCAGCTTTTTCGGTTAATAACTCTTTAATGttgattgttttaaaagaagttCTAGCTCTACTGccagattattttacttctaacaatcatttttttctcatgttttcccTTCATGACACTGATTATTCACTactgttctccaacaaacctctgacgCCTTCACAAATGGAAAATCCAACTAATGTGAACGCTATTTACAAATTAGGTGGCCTCTGAAGGCAGTTGGTTTCTCTTATTTAGGGGTGACAAAGTAAAGGGGACTGAACAGAAATGCATGcccacttttcagacttttaattattaaaaaaatgtttattattcacCTTTTTCCCACCTTACTATCATCcaatcatgaaaataaaatccactgaagCTTGCTGGGGACAGAGTGACAAAACTTAAAAGTAtccagacattttgaataatttttcaagTGATTCCTACAGACTTACAGCTGACTGTCTCTCCACCTTCAGGTTGCGGAGAGTGAAGATGGAGAAGAGGATTCTTGCAGATCAGGGGAACACGCTCGTTGACCTCTGCAAGGTGAGAGAGGCAAGTGAAGGCATCATGTGCAGTTGCACCTAAAATTATTCAACACCCCCAAAAATTTAGGTTTATGAGCAAAATATAGAAGCATTCGAGGTGTTTGcaataaacaaaccaaactaaattTAGTTGGTTCTCTAAACTCAACCCAAAGTGCCTCAAATGCAGTCTCAGAATTATTCAGCCTCTTTACTTTGTACgagtttttttttgctcttttgacCAAGTCGTCAGCTTTGTCCAGCATTCCTGAAGAATCTTATTTACAATTCCAAAATTGTGTAAAAGCTTGATAACCTTATTTTATAAccagaaaccaaaaataaaaaaatactctttgattttaaaatcaattatttttaatgggCTAAGCTAAATAAGGTAATTTGTTTCACATAGTTTTTGTAACTATAAACAGACCAAAGGAAGAAAAGGCTCTCAGGGTTGCAAAGGTTGCTGATCCACAGCATCACTGAGCCACCGCCCTGCTTCTCTCTCAACAGGAAGTACCTTAATGTATGCCTCATTTTTCATGTCCAGATATGCTGACAAATGACGAAAGGTTCTGGTTTTGAGTCATCTGAATTTGCAAGTGCTTTTGGATCAAGCAAAATTGGTCCAAAAGCCATGGCTTTTGCTGGTGCTGGTCCTTTGTGGTCCAGGGAGGATTTTTGACCACTAACGTTCACAAATCTTGCTAATCTGGAAATTTGCCCTCCTATGCAATTCTGTTTGATTCTAATCTACCTTCACTACTTTATCTGAGATTTCTCCCATTGTATTGGATTTCTTTGGTTGTATTTCTactgggccaatcagcgaacagaaggagaatttgtgaacgatgacgttgattttctactctgttttaaatttgtagtCTGCTTGTGGTTTTAAGAATGATaccagaggaagtgaacaaagtcgTTCTGTCCATATTGGCCAAATATTGCATtaacattaaagctgcagtatgtaacttttattattattttttacataactgctaaaactgtcactatgtcataacAGTATGATATGAGACAaataatatgttaaaaaaacatcaagctTCTCCGCTAGAtttttcagaaacaaccaataagagtcaagaggagggtcttagcgatCTCAATCATGTCCATGTATGCGCTGCTCACACTTTCTCCCTTGTTGCACTTTCTTCTCATCAACCAAACGTGTCATGAATGCTTGGtgtagttagcatggccacagGTTTTCCTGTAgaagtaagttgtttctctgcctttAGCATGTTTAGCAGGGAGTGTATGAGcatgattggcagcactaagaccctcctcctggctctaattggttgtttttggctgGGAGTGGTGGATTTCTTCAGAGGagttttcacagattacctgtTTCGTATTAGTACAGTATTTTTATCAGACAAACGAGTCTCATCAGGACAGGTCCTCTAACTCATGGAACATGACTGTTTGAATTTGTTCACAGCAAACACCTGAACAATTGCGAATTTTGCCAATAAACCAAATTTTTCTAAATTGAAGATTGAATTGCTTTAGCTGCAACTGTAACTCCCTGAAAACAAATCCTCGATCGAGCGTTGGTGTAATTCCTCCACCAAACTGGCGCGCAGATGCAGAGCCTGATGTACGACGTGCTGGCGGAGGTGCAGGGCTGCAGGGGGGAGCTGAACTCGCACATCGGCAGCCTGGTGAAGAACGTGGAGGAGCTGAGGGAGGGCTTCCGGTGCCTGATGCCGCTGCTGTCCAGCACGCTGTCCACACAGAACTCCTCCATCCGCCACCTgctgagagagagggaggagaagagCGAGTGTGTGAGCGGAGCAGAGGGGTAGAAAGGCACAGTGGGGAGGAGAAGAACCCGGTTTCAGGAGGTTTCTATTGAAAATTGCACTATGGCGGCCATGCTGGGGCAGATTTCCTGACTCAGGTGTTGGACAGGTTTGTACTGAtgtgcaatatatatatatataaaacattatatgtagcagaaatacaaacatatgTAGAAATTTGTCCCAGCTCACTTCTTCTCAAGGTATTTCTCCTGGACTAACACAAAACGTTTCACTGATATTATATTGAAgtctaatggtgcgttcacaccaaacgcttCTGACGCTTCAAGTTCGACGCGTGTGCACTtttggtgcgttcacaccaaacgcgctTTGAGCATCAGGTGCGtgtggtttacattcaaaatctATGCGGAGCTTCGGACGCTCTTGACGCTCTTGACGCTTCGTATGCTCCAAACGGTTCAAATTGCGCCACGCTAGACGCTCGAAACACGGCAAATGGCCCTCGACGCGCCTCGACataggctgcgttcacactgcggcataaagtgacccaattctgattttttgcCGCAGCCATTCACACTTCCAGATATATGCGACCTGTATGTGTTCTCCAGTGAACGAGCAAACGGCCTGAAAGTAGAGGGCGCAATGAGGTCAGCATTCTCAGCGTTCTGCCAACCGCcatgaaaagaagaagagctCAGTGTGCGACATGGATGTgaacatggatgctaacgatggagcatagcttacacatttgttgttgttgtccgACCGAAGCagcattttaacaaattaatccTCATTACAGTCCATCATGGTTGTTGTTATTCTTTCTGCGAAATAGGATGCAGAATAGTGGTGTTTGTTGAGTATCATTGACATTCAGGTCGGATGAATGCGACGCATTTGAATCGGATAAGTATCGGACATCCAAGTGGACTTGTTCGCATTCGAAATGAATCcgacctgtgttgttcagactgtcatgaaaagaccagatacaggtcgcattacgTCAAAAGAattggaattgggtcacttcaggctgcagtgtgaacgcagccaaAGTTGAACGTAAACCAGAtgcgcctgacgctcaaaacgcgtttggtgtgaacgcaccattatggATTTAAAGTTGATCCTAATCAAGTAAAATTTTACAGTTGACCTGATACGACGTAATTGAGGCCCTGTGGATTATTTTCTTCAggttatttaattgtttttaagcatctgttttgttttttcttttaagaaactGTTATTCCTCATctataaaaactgtattttctgacCGTGAAATAAACACTTCGTACATTTTAACAGCTTCGTATTGTGTTAAAAGCATGCAACATGACTATATAAACTccaatttatatatttttatgtctgtttaagTAACATTCTTTGAATTTCAGTAGAATAGATTCACCTTTTTGGGTTATGTTTCTAAAATTATAAAGCAACACTTTTGTGAATGTTTCCAAAaagattcattcattcatttgttaaagacatttttcagttttcagagcAGCTTTGCTGGcataaatttgaaaatcatCCAGCCGTTAATTTGTTGCACAACTTCAAAAAGTTGGCTTCATTCaaactaatgaaaacccaaaatttagacctttggaaaatgaaaagatatcacaacagaacaaaatacagataaatatttgGTGAAACTGCTGTCTTGACACCCTCCGCAATTTGGAAgataattgctaaaaaaaaaatactattcaAAGTCATGTAAACCAGCTTATTAATAGAatgtttagtggaaggaaaaatctGGTATAACCACAACATTGACAGGATTGTGAAGCCAAACATTCAAGAATTTTGAGGAAGATTCATAGTGCAGACTGAGGCTGGAGCTGGTAATTAAAGAGCCACTACAGGTATGTACAGGCTGCAACTGTTGCTTTAACTTTAATAATCCACTTTTGAACTAGAAATGTAAAGAATTAAAGTATATTTCGCACTTAATTTGTAAAGCAAGGTCCCTTAACCTGGAAAGGCACAATATTAATCTTGTTTAAGGTTCAGTGTGAAGTTTTGGATCAGGATTTAATTATGAAGTCACATCATCTGCTGATGTTGACCCactaatttataataaaatcagCGCTTCATGAATTCCTTCTACTGATGAGATTTATCTTCTCAGatgttactttttataggtatatgtttgagtaaaatgaacattgttattttattgtaggaactactgacatgtctccgaaattccaagcaaatattcagtatttatttgcagaaactgagaaatgatcaaaataacaaaaaagatgcagttctttcagacctcaaataatacaaagaaaacaagtttatgttcatttagaaacaacaatactaatgttttaactaaaGAAGAGTTCAGGattcaatatttggtggaataaccagaaAGTTTTCAGTGTGGTTCACTGCAGTggtctaattttttttagagcTGCATGTTGTAATGTGGAAATTTTACCATTCAGCCtaaatttctgcatttaaataatttctaatgCCAAATTTTTAATAAAGCTCAACTCATGACACTGTGTAGTCAATACTAGTGTCACGTTATGGAGTTAGTAGTGATGCTAACTTAGACCCAGTTTAGaaaataacactttattttaagGTGTGTTCACAAGACTGACATGACAGCATCATAACCATGAAgtatttatgaatgtttatgctTATTGTCATTCAGTAGGTCAACACTTTTAAGGCAACTTTAtgttaaaagtgtcattaaTTACCAAATGATAGTAATTATCAAACATTCATGTTCATTACAGCATCATGTCAGTGTTATGTACATCCCTCCAAGTGTTACAGAAATTAACTTTACCAAATACAGAGCTTTAGTTTACAAGATATGAATCAATAAACTAAGTAGAAATGCAGTAAGAACCACACAGTGATTCCTTGATTTAgccaaaacaacattttattaagaGAGACGGGGTTGGAGGGTGGAGTTACAGCAACAACCAATTGGTCAACATGAGCAGTGGAAACGCGTcccctgtcttcttcttcttgtttcaAGTCGGGACCACAGGTTCCGCCGTCGCAATCGTCCCGGAGGCAGGAGACGCTAATATCAACCGGTCCATCCCATCCTCTCCCCTCCAGCTTCAGGGAGAACAGTTAGTGCTGCTTCCTCCTGAATGAGCACCCTGCCGGAGGAAACGACACGTTAGCTCATCGCTGACAAAAGAGGAGCCTCACCGAGCAGAAATACTGCCGACTGGGCACGGCTATTGTGTGGCGTAGAGCTGCTGATCAG from Xiphophorus maculatus strain JP 163 A chromosome 13, X_maculatus-5.0-male, whole genome shotgun sequence encodes:
- the LOC102220233 gene encoding small conductance calcium-activated potassium channel protein 1-like, which produces MCSLEEEEEEEEEEEEAMEEEGEEEMRAESSVCLSGEHLFPMEHSPSMNSTVVDGDELEDHRPLLPPRIVAPPQAYSPQCGIHHTVQTPIDHSAWLDRTQALATTPLYNGHLYVTATPRTNRRREKTKSKEKKCEKRLQNPGVKERNHQSKTKTLSANTLQETVTSFTDVPMSPRGSPFKGHSRSNLDLRDVDGRGYRKAGNVSLEMHDRQSLPEIIITSKDDNLQQQQHKHKALQYHQHPGEAEGPLPGAKRFTRSPSPSPQHSPKRKEDANKDSYSRTHNIGWRLVRRRALFLRRQRLNDCALAVGLFGVVMMVMETEMSWSIYSKSSIYSLCFKSVISFSTLILFGLIVAYHCCEVQLYVHDIGAEDWRIAMTTERFALIVLELFIVAIHPYPVGILAYFQKTKVRTTLSETELEIMLALPMFLRLYLLGRAMMLHSRLFTDTASRSIGALNKIHFNTRFVGKTLMTTYPGTVLMIFSVSLWIVAAWGLHVCERHHNYRDLSSNYMEALWMVSVTFLSIGYGDVVPHTYCGRSICLLTGIMGAGCTVLVVAVVARKLELTRAEKHVHNFMMDSHISKRIKIAAANVLRETWLIYKHTKLSRERDHTRVRMHQRKLLLAIHQLRRVKMEKRILADQGNTLVDLCKMQSLMYDVLAEVQGCRGELNSHIGSLVKNVEELREGFRCLMPLLSSTLSTQNSSIRHLLREREEKSECVSGAEG